In Pseudomonas sp. DNDY-54, a genomic segment contains:
- the nfuA gene encoding Fe-S biogenesis protein NfuA, translating into MSAITITEAAHDYLADLLEKQNTKGIGIRVFITQPGTPYAETCIAYCKPGEEKPDDIAIALKSFTAWIDGVSEPFLEDALVDYATDRMGGQLTIKAPNAKVPMVNEDSPLNERINYYLQTEINPGLASHGGQVTLIDVVDEGVAVLQFGGGCQGCGQADVTLKEGIEKTLLERIPELKGVRDVTDHTNRDNAYY; encoded by the coding sequence ATGAGCGCCATTACCATCACTGAAGCTGCACACGATTACCTGGCCGATCTGCTCGAAAAGCAGAACACCAAGGGCATCGGTATCCGGGTCTTCATCACTCAGCCCGGTACGCCTTACGCCGAAACCTGTATCGCTTATTGCAAGCCAGGCGAAGAAAAGCCGGATGACATTGCAATTGCTCTGAAGAGCTTTACTGCCTGGATCGATGGAGTCAGCGAGCCCTTTCTGGAAGACGCGTTGGTCGATTACGCGACCGACCGTATGGGCGGCCAGCTGACCATCAAGGCACCGAACGCGAAAGTGCCAATGGTCAACGAAGACAGTCCGTTGAACGAGCGCATCAACTATTACCTGCAGACCGAAATCAACCCGGGGCTCGCCAGCCACGGTGGCCAGGTCACGCTGATCGATGTGGTCGATGAAGGTGTCGCGGTGTTGCAGTTCGGGGGCGGTTGCCAAGGCTGCGGCCAGGCTGACGTTACGCTCAAGGAAGGCATTGAAAAGACCCTGCTGGAGCGAATTCCGGAGCTCAAAGGCGTGCGTGACGTGACTGACCACACCAACCGCGATAACGCTTATTACTAA
- a CDS encoding response regulator: protein MSAVSLLICDDSSLARKQLLRSLPAAWPLDISQAASGCEALERIREGGIDVLLLDLTMPDMDGYELLAALRDEHLHCKVIVISADVQEEAVRRVLALGALAFIRKPADPVQLQKTLAGLGVIGGELPELGSRSAGPISFRDTFREVVNVAMGRAAALLAKVLGVFVQLPIPNVNILEVGELHMALADAAQGDRLTAVCQGYIGGGIAGEALLIFHDSEVADMARLMRTEDYLELEMLLDLSSLLISACLSGIADQIDVVFSQGHPQLLGQHASIDELIRLNQQRWKNTLAVEISYSLEGHDVHFDLLLLFTEDSVELLSRKLAHLMN, encoded by the coding sequence ATGTCTGCCGTTTCCCTGTTGATCTGCGACGATTCGAGCCTGGCGCGCAAGCAATTGCTGCGTTCGCTGCCGGCTGCCTGGCCGTTGGATATTTCTCAGGCGGCGAGTGGTTGCGAGGCGCTCGAGAGGATTCGCGAGGGCGGCATCGATGTGCTGTTGCTCGATCTGACCATGCCCGACATGGATGGCTACGAGTTGCTCGCTGCGCTGCGTGATGAACACCTTCATTGCAAGGTGATCGTGATATCCGCGGACGTCCAGGAAGAAGCCGTCCGGCGTGTGCTGGCGTTGGGCGCGCTGGCTTTCATCCGCAAGCCGGCCGATCCGGTTCAGTTACAGAAAACCTTGGCCGGCCTTGGGGTAATAGGCGGCGAGTTGCCCGAGCTTGGCTCGAGAAGCGCGGGGCCCATCTCGTTTCGTGACACTTTTCGAGAAGTCGTGAACGTGGCGATGGGCCGCGCAGCCGCGCTGCTTGCAAAAGTACTCGGGGTGTTTGTGCAGCTGCCGATCCCCAACGTAAACATCCTCGAAGTCGGGGAGTTGCACATGGCCCTTGCGGATGCTGCGCAGGGCGACAGGCTAACTGCGGTCTGCCAGGGCTACATCGGTGGCGGTATCGCCGGTGAGGCACTGTTGATCTTTCATGATTCAGAAGTGGCCGACATGGCTCGGCTGATGCGCACCGAGGACTATCTCGAGCTGGAGATGCTACTTGATCTGTCCAGCCTGCTGATCAGCGCATGCCTCAGCGGCATCGCCGATCAAATCGACGTGGTGTTTTCCCAGGGGCATCCTCAACTGCTTGGGCAGCACGCTTCGATCGACGAGCTTATCCGGCTCAATCAGCAACGCTGGAAAAACACCCTCGCCGTGGAAATCAGCTATAGCCTGGAAGGCCACGATGTCCACTTCGATTTGCTGTTGCTATTCACCGAGGATTCGGTTGAGCTGCTATCACGAAAACTCGCCCACTTGATGAACTGA
- a CDS encoding sensor domain-containing diguanylate cyclase has protein sequence MPESKGLSELHWLLAIVQSIDVGVVVLDREYRIDVWNTFMENRSGRLPEEARKKTFFELFPEVDEQWFRRKVENVATLGTPSFTIWEQRPYLLRFKNYQPITGLEDFMYQNTTLMPLKGISGNIDQICLIIYDVTDVATNRQQLQAANKELQRLSSTDRLTGLFNRGHWEEMLRQEYARHRRYDRNAALVMFDIDHFKKINDSYGHQAGDAVIQATAELIRQSIRDADVAGRYGGEEFVVLLPDTDNGGAVTFAERLRRSIEAHEVAYEGQRIRFTVSLGIADLSQPTSGYAQLIERADNALYKSKSGGRNQVSLYQ, from the coding sequence ATGCCGGAATCCAAAGGTCTGAGCGAACTGCATTGGTTGCTGGCAATCGTCCAGAGCATCGACGTTGGCGTAGTCGTGCTCGATCGTGAATACCGCATCGATGTATGGAACACGTTCATGGAGAATCGCTCCGGACGATTACCTGAAGAGGCACGAAAGAAGACATTCTTCGAACTGTTTCCGGAAGTCGACGAACAGTGGTTTCGGCGCAAGGTTGAGAACGTTGCAACGTTGGGTACGCCGTCGTTCACGATATGGGAGCAGCGGCCTTATCTGTTGCGATTCAAGAATTACCAGCCTATTACCGGGCTGGAAGATTTCATGTACCAGAACACCACCCTGATGCCGCTGAAAGGGATCAGCGGCAACATTGATCAGATCTGCCTGATCATCTACGACGTAACGGACGTCGCAACCAACCGCCAACAACTCCAGGCGGCAAACAAAGAGCTGCAACGTTTATCCAGCACTGACCGTCTGACCGGTCTGTTCAACCGCGGCCATTGGGAGGAAATGCTACGTCAGGAGTATGCTCGGCATCGGCGGTACGACCGCAACGCCGCGTTGGTCATGTTCGACATTGATCACTTCAAGAAGATAAACGACAGCTACGGTCACCAGGCAGGCGATGCGGTCATCCAGGCGACCGCCGAGCTTATTCGCCAAAGCATTCGAGATGCTGATGTTGCCGGGCGGTACGGCGGAGAGGAATTCGTTGTGCTGCTACCGGATACCGACAATGGGGGCGCGGTGACCTTTGCTGAAAGGTTGCGCCGGTCTATCGAGGCGCATGAGGTCGCATACGAAGGCCAACGCATCCGGTTTACCGTCAGTCTCGGCATTGCCGATCTCAGTCAGCCCACCAGCGGTTATGCTCAGCTGATCGAACGGGCAGACAACGCGCTCTACAAGTCCAAGTCCGGCGGCCGCAACCAGGTATCGCTCTACCAGTGA
- a CDS encoding DNA topoisomerase IB — translation MLIDQSSEAPPPLAEGVRPVPADERADTGTAFCPPLPPDLHYVDDRSPGISRRLLRGKYAYFLPTGERIRDAAEITRINKLAIPPAYTDVWICPDPQGHMQATGRDARGRKQYRYHARWREIRDSNKYERILAFGAALPRLRAGLEKHLALRGMPREKVMALVVQLLESTLIRIGNSRYARENRSYGLTTLRTRHVAVQGAAIRFQFRGKSGVNHQVTLRNQRLARIMRRCMELPGQHLFQYLDDDGVRHPVSSSDVNLFIQQMTGGDFTAKDYRTWAGSALALDYLRKREHQPESTARHNVVETVKEVSRQLGNTPAVCRQCYIHPDVLEAFTSGELATLPRARKRKWLSSEEVALLNFLTARNCT, via the coding sequence ATGCTGATTGACCAAAGCAGTGAAGCTCCTCCACCGTTGGCAGAGGGTGTTCGACCGGTACCGGCCGATGAGCGCGCTGATACGGGTACGGCGTTCTGCCCACCTCTCCCACCTGACTTGCATTACGTCGATGACCGCAGCCCCGGTATCAGTCGACGCCTATTGAGAGGCAAGTACGCCTACTTTCTGCCCACCGGTGAACGCATCAGGGACGCAGCGGAAATCACGCGCATAAACAAACTGGCCATCCCTCCAGCTTATACGGATGTGTGGATTTGCCCCGATCCCCAGGGTCATATGCAAGCCACGGGGCGTGATGCACGGGGGCGCAAGCAATACCGCTACCACGCGCGCTGGCGGGAAATTAGAGACAGCAATAAGTACGAGCGCATCCTCGCCTTCGGCGCAGCGCTGCCGAGGTTACGGGCAGGGCTGGAGAAGCATTTGGCCTTGCGTGGAATGCCTCGCGAAAAAGTCATGGCATTGGTCGTTCAACTGCTCGAGTCCACACTGATTCGAATTGGAAATTCACGTTATGCGCGGGAGAACCGCTCCTACGGGCTGACCACACTTCGGACTCGCCACGTGGCCGTACAGGGTGCGGCGATCCGCTTTCAGTTTCGGGGAAAGAGTGGTGTGAATCATCAAGTGACGCTGAGAAATCAGCGCCTGGCGCGCATCATGCGCCGCTGTATGGAGCTGCCCGGGCAACATCTCTTTCAGTATCTGGACGACGACGGCGTACGCCATCCGGTGAGCTCCAGCGATGTGAATCTGTTCATCCAACAGATGACAGGTGGCGACTTCACGGCCAAGGATTACCGGACCTGGGCAGGCAGTGCCCTGGCGCTGGATTATTTGCGCAAGCGTGAACATCAACCGGAGTCAACTGCGCGCCACAACGTCGTCGAAACAGTAAAGGAAGTGTCCCGGCAGCTCGGCAATACCCCCGCGGTGTGTCGCCAGTGCTACATCCATCCGGACGTGCTTGAGGCTTTCACTTCGGGCGAGCTTGCCACGTTGCCAAGGGCACGAAAGCGTAAATGGCTGAGCAGCGAAGAAGTGGCTTTGCTGAACTTTCTGACTGCACGTAATTGCACGTAA
- a CDS encoding DUF421 domain-containing protein, with the protein MAPFDMQRMLLDDFPLLFLAEVALRALFAFVAVFLFLKVSGRRGIRQLSLFEMVVILTLGSAAGDVSFYEDVPLLPVAAVFATLLLLYRLTVWGMTRSERFSNWLEGKPVTIIKDGLYELNSLERLNISSDEFFMELRQRGVEHLGQVRLGILETDGDVSLYFNDAESVRPGLSVLPQEYRPTYRHVPVSSLYACTRCGYPHIIEAQQQATCPRCSNDQWTTALKNPRLH; encoded by the coding sequence ATGGCACCGTTCGATATGCAGCGGATGCTGCTGGATGATTTTCCGCTGCTGTTTCTGGCCGAAGTGGCGCTTCGTGCGCTCTTCGCCTTCGTTGCGGTTTTCCTATTTCTCAAAGTCAGCGGACGTCGCGGGATTCGGCAACTGTCGTTGTTCGAGATGGTGGTCATTCTGACTCTAGGGTCCGCCGCCGGCGACGTATCGTTCTATGAGGATGTGCCGCTGTTACCGGTAGCCGCGGTTTTCGCCACACTGTTATTGCTCTACAGGCTAACGGTATGGGGGATGACGCGCAGCGAGCGCTTCTCAAACTGGCTGGAAGGCAAGCCGGTGACCATCATCAAGGATGGGCTGTACGAGCTGAACAGCCTGGAACGGCTGAATATTTCTTCTGATGAGTTCTTCATGGAGCTGCGCCAGCGCGGCGTCGAACACCTGGGCCAGGTCCGTCTGGGCATTCTTGAGACCGACGGCGACGTTAGCCTCTATTTCAACGATGCCGAATCGGTACGCCCGGGGCTCTCCGTGCTGCCGCAGGAGTATCGCCCGACGTATCGTCATGTACCCGTTTCCAGTCTGTACGCCTGCACACGCTGCGGATATCCGCACATCATCGAAGCGCAGCAACAGGCGACCTGTCCGCGCTGCAGCAACGACCAATGGACCACCGCGTTGAAGAATCCACGTTTGCACTGA
- a CDS encoding methyl-accepting chemotaxis protein — translation MELVATAINEVTYAVQEVAKNAEHASTEVGEAERQAGRGQHNIEASLQQIDQLSTTIGEAVGVIQSLADETTKIGSVLEVIGSIADQTNLLALNAAIEAARAGEQGRGFAVVADEVRLLAQRTQTSTAEIHTMIERLQKNSGAAVTVIMESNRASQATVEQASQAGESLGQIAQSLRNLSGLNASIASATLQQTHVVEDINQNVTQAAGLAHESTRAAEQSSAAGKQLGELAEQLNRLLKQFKV, via the coding sequence ATGGAGCTTGTCGCGACAGCGATAAACGAAGTGACCTATGCGGTTCAGGAAGTCGCAAAGAATGCCGAGCATGCCTCTACCGAGGTCGGCGAAGCAGAGAGGCAGGCCGGTCGCGGACAGCACAATATCGAAGCCAGCCTGCAACAGATCGATCAACTGTCGACCACCATTGGCGAGGCGGTTGGGGTTATTCAATCGCTCGCCGATGAGACCACCAAGATCGGATCGGTACTGGAAGTGATCGGCTCGATTGCCGATCAGACCAACCTGCTGGCGTTGAACGCCGCGATCGAGGCGGCTCGTGCCGGTGAGCAGGGCCGAGGCTTTGCCGTAGTGGCTGACGAGGTTCGGCTGCTTGCACAGCGTACCCAGACCTCGACCGCAGAGATCCACACCATGATCGAGCGGCTACAGAAAAATTCCGGTGCAGCCGTGACTGTGATCATGGAGAGCAACCGTGCCTCTCAGGCCACCGTCGAGCAGGCCAGCCAAGCCGGCGAGAGTCTAGGCCAGATCGCTCAATCACTGCGCAACCTTTCCGGGCTCAATGCTTCGATTGCAAGCGCTACTCTGCAGCAGACTCATGTCGTCGAAGACATCAACCAGAACGTCACGCAGGCGGCTGGGCTGGCCCACGAAAGCACCCGTGCCGCTGAGCAGTCGAGTGCGGCGGGCAAGCAGCTTGGTGAGCTGGCAGAGCAACTGAATCGCCTGCTCAAACAGTTCAAGGTCTAA
- a CDS encoding undecaprenyl-diphosphate phosphatase: MDLWIAFQALLLGVVEGITEFLPISSTGHQIIVADLIGFGGERALAFNIIIQLGAILAVVWEYRRKIIDVVVGLPKEPQAQKFTANLLVAFLPAVVLGVTFADLIHEYLFNPITVATALVIGGVVMLWAEKRNHDIQAETVDDMHWTQALKVGFAQCLALIPGTSRSGATIIGGLLFGLSRKAATEFSFFLAMPTMVGAAVYSGYKYRDLFQPADLPIFAIGFVTSFIFAMLAVRALLKFIGNHSYAAFAWYRIIFGIIILATWQFSLIDWSTAAG; this comes from the coding sequence ATGGACCTTTGGATTGCCTTTCAGGCGTTGCTTCTCGGGGTGGTGGAAGGCATCACGGAATTTCTGCCCATATCAAGCACTGGGCACCAGATCATCGTTGCTGATCTGATCGGGTTTGGCGGCGAGCGGGCATTGGCGTTCAACATCATCATCCAGCTCGGCGCGATCCTCGCGGTTGTTTGGGAATACCGCCGCAAGATTATTGATGTGGTGGTGGGGCTGCCTAAAGAGCCGCAGGCTCAGAAGTTCACGGCAAATTTGCTGGTAGCGTTTTTGCCAGCCGTCGTGCTGGGCGTGACCTTTGCGGATCTGATTCACGAATACCTGTTCAACCCGATCACCGTAGCTACCGCCTTGGTCATCGGCGGCGTGGTCATGCTGTGGGCGGAAAAGCGCAATCATGATATCCAGGCTGAAACGGTTGACGATATGCACTGGACACAGGCGCTCAAGGTCGGCTTTGCTCAGTGCCTGGCGCTTATCCCCGGCACGTCACGTTCCGGCGCGACAATCATCGGTGGGTTACTGTTCGGCTTATCGCGTAAAGCGGCTACCGAGTTTTCCTTCTTTCTGGCCATGCCGACCATGGTTGGTGCTGCGGTTTATTCCGGTTACAAGTACCGGGACCTTTTCCAGCCCGCTGACTTGCCGATTTTTGCGATTGGCTTCGTCACGTCGTTCATTTTTGCCATGCTTGCCGTAAGGGCCTTGCTGAAATTTATAGGCAACCATAGCTACGCGGCATTTGCCTGGTACCGCATCATCTTCGGGATCATCATCCTCGCTACTTGGCAGTTCAGCCTGATCGACTGGAGTACCGCGGCGGGCTGA
- a CDS encoding alpha/beta fold hydrolase yields MQPAEHRLLSVNGITLSIHCAGPEQGPVVWLLHGFPESWYSWRHQMRALAEEGYRVVVPEMRGYGQSSAPEDVASYDLITVCGDIQGAMDLLGHDSVAVVGHDWGAPVAWHLALLEPERVKAVAAMAVPYGGRPKKPAIEIIRSQFADRFNYILYFQQPGLAEAELDQDIPRTLRLMMHNTSAAVPKNFFLQEKPVGSTLQQGMVDPRSPPSWCSPEAFSVYVATFEGRGFRGALNWYRNFERTWQRTAPLAERKVEQPALFLLGDKDPVGTLEAHTLKKMPEWVPDLEQHLLIDCGHWVQSEQPERVSDLLLSFLRRRYAR; encoded by the coding sequence GTGCAACCAGCCGAACACCGACTCTTATCTGTCAACGGCATCACTCTCAGTATTCATTGCGCCGGCCCTGAGCAAGGGCCTGTTGTGTGGTTGCTGCACGGCTTCCCGGAAAGTTGGTACTCATGGCGCCACCAAATGCGGGCACTGGCCGAGGAGGGCTATCGTGTGGTGGTGCCGGAGATGCGCGGCTATGGACAAAGCAGCGCGCCGGAAGATGTTGCCAGCTATGACCTGATAACCGTATGCGGTGATATCCAGGGAGCAATGGACCTGCTTGGGCACGATTCGGTAGCGGTGGTGGGGCACGATTGGGGCGCGCCTGTCGCCTGGCATCTGGCGCTGCTTGAGCCGGAGCGAGTCAAGGCGGTCGCGGCCATGGCCGTTCCCTACGGAGGACGTCCGAAGAAACCTGCAATCGAGATTATTCGTAGTCAGTTTGCGGATCGCTTCAACTACATCCTCTACTTTCAGCAACCGGGTCTCGCCGAGGCTGAGCTGGATCAGGACATTCCGCGTACCTTGCGGCTGATGATGCATAACACCTCGGCAGCGGTTCCGAAGAACTTCTTCCTGCAAGAAAAACCGGTCGGTAGCACGCTTCAGCAGGGCATGGTGGACCCGCGTTCACCGCCGAGCTGGTGCAGTCCGGAAGCCTTTTCCGTTTATGTCGCGACGTTCGAGGGGCGAGGGTTCCGTGGCGCGCTCAACTGGTACCGGAATTTCGAACGCACCTGGCAGCGAACAGCACCACTGGCCGAGCGAAAGGTCGAGCAGCCTGCGCTTTTTCTGCTCGGAGACAAAGATCCGGTAGGTACGTTGGAAGCGCATACGCTGAAGAAAATGCCCGAATGGGTACCCGATCTTGAGCAGCACCTGCTGATTGATTGCGGGCACTGGGTGCAGAGCGAGCAACCCGAGCGCGTCAGCGACCTGCTGCTGAGCTTCCTCAGGCGCCGATACGCGCGGTGA
- a CDS encoding DUF1294 domain-containing protein, which produces MEFRGQLKSWNDQKGFGFISPEQGTEDIFAHISAMRGARRPVQGDDVLYQSERDPGGRLRATHIRLAGGLSLDEPAIRDKPHQYAAASGQRNNARARTQAKQQAQRNSPIRQPLLKLLALILLCLLPALGVLRLGGQGNHWPLFAYLLGSVLAFGFYMHDKRSALRSGWRTPEARLHLVELLGGWPGALIAQQALRHKTRKLSFQMVFWLIVIAHQVVWLDYLYIHRLYQLLRVL; this is translated from the coding sequence ATGGAGTTTCGCGGTCAGCTGAAAAGCTGGAACGATCAAAAGGGATTCGGCTTTATCAGCCCGGAGCAGGGGACAGAGGATATCTTCGCCCACATCTCGGCCATGCGTGGCGCTCGCCGGCCGGTGCAAGGCGATGACGTTCTGTATCAAAGTGAGCGCGACCCGGGAGGTCGCTTGCGTGCCACGCATATTCGGCTGGCTGGCGGGCTCTCCCTTGACGAGCCGGCTATTCGTGACAAACCGCACCAGTACGCCGCGGCGTCTGGTCAACGGAACAACGCACGGGCGCGCACCCAAGCCAAACAACAGGCACAACGCAACTCGCCGATTCGGCAGCCACTGTTAAAGCTGCTGGCGCTTATTCTGCTGTGTTTGTTACCCGCGCTCGGCGTTCTCCGATTGGGCGGGCAGGGTAATCATTGGCCGCTCTTCGCCTATCTGCTTGGTAGCGTGTTGGCGTTCGGATTTTATATGCATGACAAACGCAGCGCGCTGCGTAGCGGTTGGCGAACGCCAGAAGCGCGCTTGCATCTGGTCGAGCTGCTCGGCGGCTGGCCCGGCGCCTTGATCGCTCAACAGGCGCTTCGACACAAGACACGCAAGCTGTCGTTCCAAATGGTGTTCTGGCTGATCGTTATCGCGCATCAGGTCGTGTGGCTTGACTATCTGTACATCCACCGTCTCTACCAACTGCTGCGTGTACTCTGA
- a CDS encoding ABC-F family ATPase has translation MISTANLAIQFGAKPLFENVSVKFGNGNRYGLIGANGCGKSTLMKILGGDLEPSAGQVMLEPNVRLGKLRQDQFAYEEFNVIDTVIMGHEELWKVKAERERIYSLPEMSEEDGMAVAELETEFAEMDGYTAESRAGELLLGLGIPLEQHFGPMSEVAPGWKLRVLLAQALFSDPEVLLLDEPTNHLDINTIRWLENILTARNSTMIIISHDRHFLNSVCTHMADLDYGELRLFPGNYDEYMTAATQSREQLLADNAKKKAQIAELQTFVSRFSANASKAKQATSRAKQIDKIQLSEVKPSSRVSPFIRFEQTKKLHRQAVTVEHMAKGFDGKTLFKNFSFTVEAGERVAIIGPNGIGKTTLLRTLVGELQPDAGSVKWTESAEIGYYAQDHADDFEDDVSLFDWMGQWTQGGEQVVRGTLGRMLFSNDEILKSVRVISGGEQGRMLFGKLILKKPNVLVMDEPTNHLDMESIEALNLALENYPGTLIFVSHDREFVGSLATRIIELSDSGVTDFSGTYDDYLRSLGVI, from the coding sequence TTGATCTCCACTGCAAACCTCGCAATCCAGTTCGGCGCCAAGCCGCTGTTCGAAAACGTCTCCGTCAAGTTCGGCAACGGCAATCGCTACGGCCTGATCGGCGCCAACGGCTGCGGCAAATCTACGCTCATGAAAATTCTCGGGGGCGATCTGGAACCGTCCGCGGGCCAGGTCATGCTCGAGCCCAACGTACGCCTGGGTAAGCTGCGCCAGGATCAGTTCGCCTACGAAGAGTTTAACGTCATCGACACGGTGATCATGGGTCACGAGGAGCTGTGGAAGGTCAAGGCCGAGCGCGAGCGCATCTACTCCCTGCCGGAAATGAGCGAAGAGGACGGCATGGCGGTCGCCGAGCTGGAAACCGAGTTCGCCGAGATGGACGGCTACACCGCTGAATCCCGCGCCGGCGAACTGCTACTGGGCCTGGGTATCCCGCTGGAACAGCACTTCGGCCCGATGAGCGAAGTAGCGCCGGGCTGGAAGTTGCGCGTTCTCCTGGCCCAGGCATTGTTCTCCGATCCGGAAGTCCTATTGCTCGACGAGCCAACCAACCACCTGGATATCAACACCATTCGCTGGCTGGAAAACATCCTCACGGCGCGTAACAGCACCATGATCATCATTTCCCACGACCGGCACTTCCTAAACAGCGTTTGCACGCACATGGCCGATCTCGATTACGGCGAGCTGCGTCTGTTCCCCGGCAACTACGACGAGTACATGACGGCTGCGACCCAATCTCGCGAGCAACTGCTGGCCGACAATGCCAAAAAGAAAGCGCAGATAGCCGAGCTGCAAACCTTCGTGAGCCGCTTCTCGGCCAACGCCTCGAAGGCCAAGCAGGCGACGTCGCGCGCCAAGCAGATCGACAAGATCCAGCTGTCCGAGGTCAAACCCTCCAGCCGCGTCAGTCCTTTTATTCGCTTCGAGCAAACCAAGAAACTGCACCGCCAAGCCGTAACCGTGGAACACATGGCCAAGGGCTTCGACGGCAAGACACTGTTCAAGAACTTCAGCTTCACCGTCGAAGCCGGAGAGCGCGTCGCCATCATCGGGCCGAACGGTATCGGCAAGACCACCCTGCTCCGCACCCTGGTCGGTGAATTGCAGCCCGATGCAGGCTCGGTGAAGTGGACAGAAAGCGCAGAGATCGGGTACTACGCCCAGGACCATGCCGATGATTTCGAAGACGACGTGTCGTTGTTCGACTGGATGGGGCAATGGACCCAAGGCGGCGAGCAGGTCGTGCGAGGCACGCTGGGCCGGATGCTGTTCTCCAACGATGAAATCCTGAAGTCCGTTCGGGTGATTTCAGGTGGTGAGCAAGGCCGGATGCTGTTTGGCAAGCTGATCCTGAAGAAGCCAAACGTTCTGGTGATGGATGAACCCACCAACCACCTCGACATGGAATCCATCGAGGCACTGAACCTGGCGCTGGAGAACTACCCCGGCACTCTGATTTTTGTCAGCCACGACCGCGAATTCGTTGGCTCTTTGGCGACGCGCATCATTGAGTTGTCCGACTCGGGCGTGACCGATTTCAGCGGCACCTACGACGACTACCTGCGCAGCCTCGGGGTGATTTAA
- a CDS encoding TAXI family TRAP transporter solute-binding subunit, with amino-acid sequence MNQTIRMSLLGCALAGSLGAATAIAQERFVTIGTGGQTGVYYTAGQSVCRFLNRAEVQPAIKCNAPSTAGSVTNIVSLENGEYEFGFIQSDHQHKALNGLAPFDKDGPIEELRAVFSLQTEILTVVARSDSGIASFDDLKGKRVNVGVPGSGSRDTFDEVMKAKGWTHADLALAAELKPAEMASALGDNNLDVITYVVGHPSGAIQEALTNVDAELIPVSGPEIETLLQDANYFTAAEIPARLYPGVDKAVPSIGGKAVLATTAKTDPELVYQLVKAVFDNLDRFKRLHPAFSDLDAKDMIRVGLTAPLHPGAERFYKEKGWL; translated from the coding sequence ATGAATCAGACCATCCGTATGAGCCTGCTGGGGTGCGCCTTAGCAGGTTCGCTGGGCGCAGCCACGGCAATCGCGCAGGAGCGTTTCGTCACTATCGGAACTGGCGGCCAAACCGGCGTGTATTACACGGCGGGGCAATCCGTCTGCCGATTCCTGAACCGCGCCGAGGTGCAGCCGGCAATCAAGTGCAACGCGCCGTCCACGGCCGGCAGCGTGACCAACATCGTGTCGCTTGAAAACGGCGAATATGAATTCGGCTTTATTCAATCCGATCACCAGCACAAAGCATTGAACGGTCTCGCCCCGTTCGACAAGGACGGTCCGATCGAAGAGCTACGCGCCGTGTTTTCATTGCAGACCGAGATCCTCACCGTGGTTGCGCGAAGCGACAGTGGCATCGCGTCGTTCGATGACCTCAAAGGCAAGCGCGTGAATGTCGGAGTGCCTGGATCAGGCAGCCGGGACACGTTTGATGAAGTAATGAAGGCCAAAGGCTGGACCCATGCCGACTTGGCATTAGCCGCTGAGCTCAAACCTGCGGAAATGGCTTCTGCTCTGGGCGACAACAACCTTGACGTGATCACCTACGTGGTCGGTCATCCCAGCGGCGCCATTCAGGAGGCATTGACCAATGTCGACGCGGAACTGATACCGGTTAGCGGCCCGGAAATCGAGACACTCCTGCAGGATGCGAATTACTTCACCGCGGCAGAGATTCCGGCCCGGCTTTACCCCGGCGTCGATAAAGCGGTGCCATCTATCGGCGGGAAAGCGGTGCTGGCCACCACCGCGAAAACGGATCCCGAACTCGTTTATCAGCTGGTCAAAGCCGTGTTCGACAACCTCGACCGGTTCAAGCGCCTGCATCCAGCGTTCAGCGACCTGGACGCCAAGGACATGATTCGCGTCGGTCTTACCGCGCCGCTACACCCGGGCGCTGAGCGGTTTTATAAAGAAAAAGGCTGGCTGTAA
- a CDS encoding RidA family protein, producing MNIKRMAPNERMSAAVTFANLVFLAGQVPDDRGEDAAGQTRQVLAKIDRLLTEADSHRSRILSAQIWLKDIDADFAAMNSVWSEWLPDGCAPARATVEARLASPNVLVEIMVIAAST from the coding sequence ATGAACATCAAGCGTATGGCTCCCAATGAACGTATGTCGGCCGCCGTGACTTTCGCCAATCTGGTGTTTCTCGCCGGCCAGGTGCCGGATGATCGTGGCGAAGACGCTGCAGGACAGACTCGTCAGGTGCTGGCGAAAATTGATCGCCTGCTGACCGAAGCAGATTCTCACCGCTCGCGGATCCTGAGCGCGCAAATCTGGCTGAAGGACATCGACGCCGACTTCGCCGCGATGAACTCGGTCTGGAGCGAGTGGTTACCCGACGGCTGCGCGCCAGCACGTGCAACGGTGGAGGCGCGGCTCGCCTCGCCCAACGTGCTTGTCGAAATCATGGTGATTGCCGCCAGCACCTAG